The following proteins come from a genomic window of Populus nigra chromosome 6, ddPopNigr1.1, whole genome shotgun sequence:
- the LOC133697593 gene encoding ras-related protein RABE1c, whose amino-acid sequence MAAPPARARADYDYLIKLLLIGDSGVGKSCLLLRFSDGSFTTSFITTIGIDFKIRTIELDGRRIKLQIWDTAGQERFRTITTAYYRGAMGILLVYDVTDESSFNNIRNWIRNIEQHASDNVNKILVGNKADMDESKRAVPTSKGQALADEYGIKFFETSAKTNLNVEEVFFSIARDIKQRISETDSRAEPQTIRINQPDQAANGGQAAQKSACCGS is encoded by the exons ATGGCTGCACCACCAGCAAGGGCTCGTGCTGATTATGATTACTTGATTAAGCTTCTCTTGATTGGTGACAGCg GCGTGGGGAAGAGTTGTCTGCTTTTGCGTTTTTCTGATGGTTCCTTCACAACCAGTTTCATTACCACCATTGG CATTGATTTTAAGATAAGAACCATCGAGCTTGATGGTAGACGGATTAAATTGCAAATTTGGGATACGGCAGGCCAGGAGCGTTTCCGAACTATCACAACAG CTTATTACCGAGGAGCCATGGGGATTTTGCTCGTGTATGATGTTACTGATGAATCATCTTTCAACA ATATTAGGAACTGGATTCGCAACATTGAACAACATGCTTCTGACAATGTCAACAAGATACTGGTGGGAAACAAAGCAGACATGGATGAAAGCAAAAGG GCTGTGCCCACTTCCAAGGGCCAAGCTCTTGCTGATGAGTATGGGATCAAGTTCTTTGAAACT AGTGCCAAGACAAATTTGAACGTGGAGGAGGTCTTCTTTTCAATTGCGAGGGATATCAAGCAAAGGATCTCAGAAACTGATTCCAGGGCAGAG CCTCAAACAATCAGGATTAACCAACCAGATCAAGCAGCAAATGGTGGCCAAGCTGCCCAAAAGTCAGCTTGCTGTGGATCATAA
- the LOC133695945 gene encoding small ribosomal subunit protein uS8z/uS8w, with the protein MVRVSVLNDALKSMYNAEKRGKRQVMIRPSSKVIIKFLLVMQKHGYIGEFEFVDDHRAGKIVVELNGRLNKCGVISPRFDVGVKEIETWTARLLPSRQFGYIVLTTSAGIMDHEEARRKNVGGKVLGFFY; encoded by the exons ATGGTGCGAGTTAGTGTTTTGAATGATGCTCTGAAGAGCATGTACAATGCAGAGAAACGTGGGAAGCGCCAGGTCATGATCAGGCCTTCCTCAAAAGTGATCATCAAATTTCTGTTGGTGATGCAAAAGCATG GTTATATTGGTGAGTTCGAGTTTGTTGATGATCACAGGGCTGGTAAAATCGTTGTCGAACTAAATGGAAGGTTGAACAAATGTGGGGTTATCAGTCCTCGTTTTGATGTTGGTGTTAAGGAGATTGAAACCTGGACTGCAAGGTTGCTCCCCTCAAGACAG TTTGGATATATCGTGCTCACAACTTCTGCTGGTATTATGGACCATGAGGAAGCTAGAAGGAAGAATGTTGGTGGGAAAGTGCTTGGTTTCTTCTACTAA